One genomic region from Phragmites australis chromosome 1, lpPhrAust1.1, whole genome shotgun sequence encodes:
- the LOC133918715 gene encoding uncharacterized protein LOC133918715, protein MPKGAKKRAKLKQQQQQGHPDDGGNNTHNGNGSSDNNTSSRRDGDRHHLRIPPNVPHVDVSEDSMESSEEMVTPRAAASEADEEERKATSEVTVERAVEVIEEDGAGAGEAGEEVMVDALPPETGRHERDGKVYAEVEVHAVVQEPEVKDVVVAEAPSVQEPEVAESPVVLVPEVEEVVAARETPVAPLEHEPEVKGDVAAVVETVSAPPVQEPETKGRNVVVKDSAEVSRSREAVDVHTTEVVRGPAVAVAALGQRATWWNCCGLFDAFSGSER, encoded by the exons ATGCCGAAGGGCGCCAAGAAGCGCGCCAAgctcaagcagcagcagcagcagggccaCCCCGACGATGGCGGCAACAACACCCACAACGGCAACGGCAGCAGCGACAACAACACCTCGAGCCGGCGCGACGGCGACCGCCACCACCTGCGAATCCCACCCAACGTTCCTCACG TGGATGTGAGCGAGGATTCGATGGAGAGTTCCGAGGAGATGGTGACGCCCAGGGCCGCCGCGTCGGAGGCGgacgaggaggagaggaaggctACGTCCGAGGTGACCGTGGAGCGCGCCGTCGAGGTAATCGAGGAAGATGGCGCGGGGGCGGGTGAGGCTGGTGAGGAGGTCATGGTGGACGCGTTGCCGCCGGAAACCGGTAGGCATGAACGTGACGGTAAGGTGTATGCGGAGGTGGAGGTGCACGCTGTTGTGCAGGAACCGGAGGTGAAGGATGTGGTGGTGGCCGAGGCACCCTCGGTGCAGGAACCGGAGGTGGCTGAGTCACCTGTGGTGTTGGTACCAGAggtcgaggaggtggtggctGCCAGGGAGACTCCTGTGGCACCATTGGAGCATGAACCAGAGGTAAAAGGTGATGTTGCCGCGGTCGTGGAGACAGTTTCGGCACCTCCGGTGCAGGAACCAGAGACGAAGGGTCGCAATGTGGTGGTCAAGGACTCTGCTGAGGTGTCACGGTCTCGGGAGGCTGTTGATGTGCATACTACAGAG GTGGTGCGGGGACCTGCAGTGGCAGTGGCCGCTTTGGGGCAGCGGGCAACATGGTGGAATTGCTGCGGGCTTTTTGATGCATTTTCTGGTTCAGAGAGATAG
- the LOC133884781 gene encoding membrane protein PM19L-like, whose product MHEHTCIYAGTGLELPAHFSPIFVIFAVIAGVVGAAAALAGFHHVRAWSPESLPAAASSGFMAWTLTLLAMVLAVKEIELHGRNARLICMESFTITLSATQLFYLLAIHGGR is encoded by the exons ATGCACGAACACACCTGCATATATGCAGGCACCGGCCTGGAGCTGCCGGCGCACTTCTCCCCGATCTTCGTCATCTTCGCGGTGATCGCCGGGGTCGTCGGCGCGGCCGCGGCCCTCGCGGGGTTCCACCACGTCCGGGCGTGGAGCCCAGAGAGCCTgccggcggcggcctcctccgGGTTCATGGCCTGGACGCTCACCCTGCTCGCCATGGT ATTGGCGGTTAAGGAGATTGAATTGCACGGCAGGAATGCCAGACTG ATCTGCATGGAGTCCTTCACCATCACACTCTCGGCGACGCAGCTCTTCTACCTGCTCGCCATACACGGGGGGAGGTGA